A single genomic interval of Hoplias malabaricus isolate fHopMal1 chromosome 7, fHopMal1.hap1, whole genome shotgun sequence harbors:
- the tab2 gene encoding TGF-beta-activated kinase 1 and MAP3K7-binding protein 2 isoform X1, producing the protein MAQGNQHIDTQVVQQLRQKFPEVPEGVVSQCVLENKNNLVACCEYLTQVSPGFLYSEGNPSVTDLRNHMTQLNLGVSQNTHGAVQQEGVRMNGSRTLSHSLSDGPINAPPPPSDFYPAEPQSAPPHAPAALSAFCVMEPPRKPPQNLGLYLGGKGHGPPPTPRFNPITVTLAPNTGRNTPTSLHIHGGPQAGLNSPNSIYIRPYVTQTGGSRPAQGRGQYSPTSQPAQQIYQITHPASSQNWTGTQHQTSHVYMPISSPTTPQAPSVFQAAPSQGCSSSSSSSSSSSSSTAGPLSSSFSQFNIQNISTGPRKNQIEIKLESPQRVGGSSAPRPSCSSASSSCPSPSPSSVGASAPLSISGQALSRSQPTVYISASPPAAATTPSEEPTGLPPSRLQPKFYISANPSSDEGGARNQPTVYISANPTLPGGVGGRSQVSMGPAYIHHHPPKSRASGGGAGATTSPRVVVTQPNTKYTFKITVTPNKRPAVSPGVVSPTFEPTNILSLPSDYHYVEPEPLHLSDPISPHRDRSTEARRPSMGADDVAYTQALLVHQKARMERLCHELKLKKKNLDKLKEEVNEMENDLTRRRLQRSNSASQIPSLDEMQQLRCKNRLLQIDIDCLTKEIDLLQARGPHFNPNAIHNFYDNLGFLGPVPPKPPQVPHGVQGVGSDHWGSVDRRGRKINVSSKLKRDPSLPPVPPCLPAPVEPSNKSVKAEPEDDDGVQWGCTACTFLNHPALNRCEQCEFPRHF; encoded by the exons ATGGCACAGGGAAACCAGCACATTGACACTCAGGTTGTGCAGCAGCTGCGCCAGAAGTTTCCGGAAGTGCCAGAAGGCGTGGTCTCTCAGTGTGTCTTagag aacaaaaacaatttaGTCGCTTGTTGTGAGTACCTGACCCAAGTGAGTCCCGGCTTCCTGTACAGCGAAGGCAACCCAAGCGTGACGGACTTGCGCAATCACATGACCCAGCTCAACCTGGGTGTCTCCCAGAATACCCATGGTGCCGTGCAACAAGAGGGAGTGAGGATGAACGGCAGCAGGACTCTCTCCCACAGCCTGAGCGACGGGCCCATCAATGCCCCCCCTCCGCCCTCCGACTTCTACCCTGCCGAGCCGCAGTCCGCACCCCCGCACGCGCCCGCTGCCCTCAGTGCCTTCTGTGTGATGGAACCTCCCCGAAAGCCACCGCAGAACCTTGGCCTCTACCTAGGGGGAAAAGGCCACGGCCCACCCCCGACTCCACGCTTTAATCCCATCACGGTGACCCTCGCACCCAACACAGGCCGGAACACCCCCACGTCCCTCCATATCCATGGAGGCCCTCAGGCGGGTTTAAACAGCCCCAACTCCATTTACATCCGCCCGTACGTGACGCAGACAGGCGGCTCGCGGCCGGCCCAGGGTCGGGGGCAGTACAGTCCCACCTCGCAGCCAGCACAGCAGATCTACCAGATCACACACCCAGCCAGCTCACAGAACTGGACGGGCACCCAGCATCAAACCTCGCATGTTTACATGCCTATCAGCTCTCCCACCACACCCCAGGCCCCCTCTGTCTTCCAGGCTGCCCCTTCCCAAGGctgttcttcctcctcctcttcatcatcatcttcgtCGTCGTCGACAGCTGGACCACTGTCGTCCTCCTTCAGCCAGTTTAACATCCAGAACATCTCGACGGGGCCCAGGAAAAACCAGATCGAGATTAAGCTCGAGTCCCCGCAAAGAGTGGGCGGCTCTTCTGCCCCACGACCCTCCTGCAGTTCAGCATCATCATCGTGTCCTTCGCCCTCTCCTTCCTCAGTGGGTGCCTCTGCCCCGCTTTCCATCAGCGGGCAGGCGCTTAGCCGCAGCCAGCCGACCGTGTATATCTCCGCCTCTCCACCCGCCGCTGCTACGACCCCGTCGGAGGAACCCACGGGCCTCCCTCCCTCCCGTCTGCAGCCCAAATTCTACATCTCTGCCAATCCCTCTTCAGACGAAGGCGGCGCACGGAACCAACCCACGGTCTACATATCGGCCAACCCCACGCTTCCAGGCGGAGTCGGGGGACGCAGCCAAGTCAGCATGGGCCCCGCCTACATCCATCATCACCCACCTAAATCCCGCGCCTCGGGAGGAGGGGCAGGGGCGACCACGTCGCCCCGAGTGGTGGTGACGCAGCCCAACACCAAATACACGTTCAAAATCACAGTGACGCCCAACAAGCGGCCTGCGGTGTCTCCCGGCGTGGTGTCACCCACTTTTGAGCCCACCAACATTCTGAGTCTGCCCTCCGATTACCACTACGTCGAACCGGAACCCCTGCACCTGTCTGACCCCATCTCACCTCATCGGGACCGCTCCACGGAGGCCCGCAGACCCAGCATGGGCGCAGACGATGTTGCTTACACACAAG cgTTGTTGGTGCATCAGAAGGCACGCATGGAACGTTTGTGTCATGAGCTAAAGCTGAAAAAGAAGAACTTGGATAAACTCAAAGAGGAAGTGAACGAGATGGAGAATGACCTGACGAGGAGACGACTGCAGCGGTCTAACTCGGCCTCTCAGATTCCTTCT cttGACGAGATGCAGCAGCTGAGATGTAAGAACAGATTACTGCAGATCGACATCGACTGTTTAACTAAAGAGATCGATCTTCTCCAAGCACGCG GACCACACTTCAATCCCAACGCAATCCACAATTTTTACGACAACCTTGGCTTCTTGGGCCCCGTCCCTCCCAAACCCCCACAAGTGCCCCATGGTGTCCAAGGAGTAG GCTCGGATCACTGGGGCTCTGTAGACAGGAGAGGACGCAAAATAAACGTCAGCTCCAAGCTAAAGAGAGACCCCTCTCTTCCTCCTGTTCCACCCTGTCTCCCTGCACCTGTGG agcCGAGCAATAAGAGTGTGAAGGCTGAGCCTGAGGATGACGATGGTGTGCAGTGGGGTTGTACCGCCTGCACCTTCCTCAACCACCCTGCCCTCAACCGCTGTGAACAGTGTGAATTTCCACGACACTTCTGA
- the tab2 gene encoding TGF-beta-activated kinase 1 and MAP3K7-binding protein 2 isoform X2, which yields MAQGNQHIDTQVVQQLRQKFPEVPEGVVSQCVLENKNNLVACCEYLTQVSPGFLYSEGNPSVTDLRNHMTQLNLGVSQNTHGAVQQEGVRMNGSRTLSHSLSDGPINAPPPPSDFYPAEPQSAPPHAPAALSAFCVMEPPRKPPQNLGLYLGGKGHGPPPTPRFNPITVTLAPNTGRNTPTSLHIHGGPQAGLNSPNSIYIRPYVTQTGGSRPAQGRGQYSPTSQPAQQIYQITHPASSQNWTGTQHQTSHVYMPISSPTTPQAPSVFQAAPSQGCSSSSSSSSSSSSSTAGPLSSSFSQFNIQNISTGPRKNQIEIKLESPQRVGGSSAPRPSCSSASSSCPSPSPSSVGASAPLSISGQALSRSQPTVYISASPPAAATTPSEEPTGLPPSRLQPKFYISANPSSDEGGARNQPTVYISANPTLPGGVGGRSQVSMGPAYIHHHPPKSRASGGGAGATTSPRVVVTQPNTKYTFKITVTPNKRPAVSPGVVSPTFEPTNILSLPSDYHYVEPEPLHLSDPISPHRDRSTEARRPSMGADDVAYTQALLVHQKARMERLCHELKLKKKNLDKLKEEVNEMENDLTRRRLQRSNSASQIPSLDEMQQLRCKNRLLQIDIDCLTKEIDLLQARGPHFNPNAIHNFYDNLGFLGPVPPKPPQVPHGVQGVEPSNKSVKAEPEDDDGVQWGCTACTFLNHPALNRCEQCEFPRHF from the exons ATGGCACAGGGAAACCAGCACATTGACACTCAGGTTGTGCAGCAGCTGCGCCAGAAGTTTCCGGAAGTGCCAGAAGGCGTGGTCTCTCAGTGTGTCTTagag aacaaaaacaatttaGTCGCTTGTTGTGAGTACCTGACCCAAGTGAGTCCCGGCTTCCTGTACAGCGAAGGCAACCCAAGCGTGACGGACTTGCGCAATCACATGACCCAGCTCAACCTGGGTGTCTCCCAGAATACCCATGGTGCCGTGCAACAAGAGGGAGTGAGGATGAACGGCAGCAGGACTCTCTCCCACAGCCTGAGCGACGGGCCCATCAATGCCCCCCCTCCGCCCTCCGACTTCTACCCTGCCGAGCCGCAGTCCGCACCCCCGCACGCGCCCGCTGCCCTCAGTGCCTTCTGTGTGATGGAACCTCCCCGAAAGCCACCGCAGAACCTTGGCCTCTACCTAGGGGGAAAAGGCCACGGCCCACCCCCGACTCCACGCTTTAATCCCATCACGGTGACCCTCGCACCCAACACAGGCCGGAACACCCCCACGTCCCTCCATATCCATGGAGGCCCTCAGGCGGGTTTAAACAGCCCCAACTCCATTTACATCCGCCCGTACGTGACGCAGACAGGCGGCTCGCGGCCGGCCCAGGGTCGGGGGCAGTACAGTCCCACCTCGCAGCCAGCACAGCAGATCTACCAGATCACACACCCAGCCAGCTCACAGAACTGGACGGGCACCCAGCATCAAACCTCGCATGTTTACATGCCTATCAGCTCTCCCACCACACCCCAGGCCCCCTCTGTCTTCCAGGCTGCCCCTTCCCAAGGctgttcttcctcctcctcttcatcatcatcttcgtCGTCGTCGACAGCTGGACCACTGTCGTCCTCCTTCAGCCAGTTTAACATCCAGAACATCTCGACGGGGCCCAGGAAAAACCAGATCGAGATTAAGCTCGAGTCCCCGCAAAGAGTGGGCGGCTCTTCTGCCCCACGACCCTCCTGCAGTTCAGCATCATCATCGTGTCCTTCGCCCTCTCCTTCCTCAGTGGGTGCCTCTGCCCCGCTTTCCATCAGCGGGCAGGCGCTTAGCCGCAGCCAGCCGACCGTGTATATCTCCGCCTCTCCACCCGCCGCTGCTACGACCCCGTCGGAGGAACCCACGGGCCTCCCTCCCTCCCGTCTGCAGCCCAAATTCTACATCTCTGCCAATCCCTCTTCAGACGAAGGCGGCGCACGGAACCAACCCACGGTCTACATATCGGCCAACCCCACGCTTCCAGGCGGAGTCGGGGGACGCAGCCAAGTCAGCATGGGCCCCGCCTACATCCATCATCACCCACCTAAATCCCGCGCCTCGGGAGGAGGGGCAGGGGCGACCACGTCGCCCCGAGTGGTGGTGACGCAGCCCAACACCAAATACACGTTCAAAATCACAGTGACGCCCAACAAGCGGCCTGCGGTGTCTCCCGGCGTGGTGTCACCCACTTTTGAGCCCACCAACATTCTGAGTCTGCCCTCCGATTACCACTACGTCGAACCGGAACCCCTGCACCTGTCTGACCCCATCTCACCTCATCGGGACCGCTCCACGGAGGCCCGCAGACCCAGCATGGGCGCAGACGATGTTGCTTACACACAAG cgTTGTTGGTGCATCAGAAGGCACGCATGGAACGTTTGTGTCATGAGCTAAAGCTGAAAAAGAAGAACTTGGATAAACTCAAAGAGGAAGTGAACGAGATGGAGAATGACCTGACGAGGAGACGACTGCAGCGGTCTAACTCGGCCTCTCAGATTCCTTCT cttGACGAGATGCAGCAGCTGAGATGTAAGAACAGATTACTGCAGATCGACATCGACTGTTTAACTAAAGAGATCGATCTTCTCCAAGCACGCG GACCACACTTCAATCCCAACGCAATCCACAATTTTTACGACAACCTTGGCTTCTTGGGCCCCGTCCCTCCCAAACCCCCACAAGTGCCCCATGGTGTCCAAGGAGTAG agcCGAGCAATAAGAGTGTGAAGGCTGAGCCTGAGGATGACGATGGTGTGCAGTGGGGTTGTACCGCCTGCACCTTCCTCAACCACCCTGCCCTCAACCGCTGTGAACAGTGTGAATTTCCACGACACTTCTGA
- the LOC136702200 gene encoding probable ribonuclease ZC3H12D — protein MDQSKVNQFRKLGYSQKDILRVLQDLQHDAQTNEILKKLIETCQTPPSPQSGAERVTSRESSPKLIPRGCSSPETQPDTKVYTSQSSPFRPVVIDGSNVAISHGNNVVFSCRGIQLAVQWFWNRGIRDITVFVPLWRKEHSRRDTPITDQHILTELARNNILVYTPSRLVSGRRVVCYDDRYIVKLAYDSDGIVVSNDNYRDLQLEKPEWKKFIEERLLMYTFANDMFMPPDDPLGRNGPTIENFLRKKPIGPDNKQLHCPYGKKCTYGVKCKFYHPERSNQPLVSVADELRAKSQPGLKTEEFQPSTHLRNELFPSEIPSYVNNRHSNCMTTATLPLTYDDNLIQALCALDLYTAPEETGKTPRYLPRSFPNTSSQSDQSFSSTESSMSRLYLSDSALATSTAYSSGSMAGSDSEYLPTRSASLEPKRAPSPEVYHRLYCRDPGRLSSCQHSHSDLGLNYTQSAQSRQGYKPRSPYNDLPMSLFKDPFNYPNSKASQASYPRSAEACWGQGQAEMRDSHVSDNLRDRRKDVRSQLSTIFPQSIVDQVMSFYPHTVDTAELVTLIQKYRNSHLL, from the exons ATGGACCAAAGCAAGGTGAACCAGTTCAGGAAGCTGGGCTACTCCCAGAAGGACATCCTGAGGGTCCTGCAGGACCTCCAGCATGACGCACAGACCAACGAGATCCTGAAGAAGCTCATTGAGACCTGCCAGACCCCCCCAAGCCCACAGTCTGGGGCAGAGAGAGTGACCAGCAGAGAGAG CAGTCCTAAGCTGATCCCTCGTGGCTGCAGCTCCCCTGAGACTCAGCCGGACACaaaggtttacacgtcacaaAGCAGCCCCTTCAGGCCAGTGGTCATCGATGGGAGCAACGTGGCTATAAG TCACGGGAATAACGTGGTGTTTTCCTGTCGCGGGATCCAGCTGGCCGTCCAGTGGTTTTGGAACAGAGGCATTCGGGACATCACTGTGTTTGTGCCTCTGTGGAGGAAAGAGCATTCGCGACGTGACACTCCCATCACAG ATCAGCACATTCTCACAGAGCTGGCGAGAAATAACATCCTGGTGTACACGCCGTCGCGCCTCGTCAGTGGCAGGAGGGTGGTGTGCTATGACGATCGCTACATCGTGAAGCTGGCGTACGACTCGGACGGCATCGTCGTGTCCAACGACAACTACCGCGACCTGCAGCTGGAGAAGCCTGAGTGGAAGAAGTTCATTGAGGAGAGGCTGCTCATGTACACTTTCGCCAATGACAT gTTCATGCCCCCTGATGATCCACTAGGAAGAAACGGTCCAACGATCGAGAACTTCCTCAGGAAGAAGCCCATCGGACCAGACAACAAGCAGCTACACTGCCCTTATG GAAAGAAGTGCACTTACGGGGTTAAGTGTAAGTTCTACCACCCGGAGCGCTCCAACCAGCCCCTGGTGTCTGTGGCAGACGAGCTGAGAGCGAAGAGTCAGCCAGGACTTAAAACGGAAGAGTTCCAGCCCTCTACACATCTCAGAAATGAACTCTTCCCGAGTGAAATCCCCAGCTACGTTAACAACAGGCACTCGAACTGCATGACAACAGCCACGCTGCCCTTAACCTACGATGACAATCTGATCCAAGCCCTTTGCGCTCTTGACCTCTACACGGCACCAGAGGAAACAGGAAAAACTCCCAGGTACCTGCCCAGGTCATTTCCCAACACGAGCTCCCAGAGCGACCAATCTTTCAGTTCCACAGAGAGCTCCATGTCCCGCCTTTATCTGAGTGACTCCGCCCTCGCTACCTCCACAGCCTATAGCAGCGGTAGTATGGCAGGCAGTGACAGTGAATACCTTCCAACCAGAAGTGCCTCTTTGGAGCCCAAAAGAGCACCAAGTCCTGAAGTCTATCATCGACTGTACTGCAGGGACCCGGGAAGACTCTCAAGCTGCCAACACTCGCACTCAGATCTAGGCCTTAACTACACTCAATCGGCTCAGTCACGGCAAGGATACAAACCTCGTAGCCCTTACAACGACCTGCCGATGTCACTTTTCAAAGATCCCTTCAACTATCCTAATTCGAAAGCCAGTCAAGCATCCTATCCAAGGTCAGCTGAGGCCTGCTGGGGTCAGGGGCAGGCAGAGATGCGGGACTCCCACGTCTCCGACAACCTGAGAGACAGAAGGAAGGACGTCAGGTCTCAGCTCAGCACCATTTTCCCTCAGAGTATAGTGGACCAAGTCATGAGCTTCTATCCTCACACTGTGGACACGGCCGAACTGGTCACGCTAATACAGAAATACAGGAATAGCCACTTGCTGTAA